The genomic window CTAGCAAGAAATGTGGTATTGCTCGGGTTATGCAGACACTTTCTCATATAAATAAGAAATTTTTTGGCACATTATCTCCGTTACCCAAAGTCAAGTAACCAGTAAACCCTAAAGTTTAATTCGTTCAGCAAAACCAAATGTGCTATaacttcgaaaaaaattcgaaaaattgtgaaatacgatattttttcctatttatgtcaatctataaaataaaaaaaaaacaaaaagtcgaCTATCGAAAACTTTTGATACACTGCAGAAAATTTCACCCTTGTTAAAGTGCGTCTCCGTCTTTAACTCATCTTCCtctcaacttacttacttacttaattggcgcttaaccgtctaaacggttatggccgtccaacaaggcgcgacagtcgctccttcgctccgccaaccggcgccaattggtcacaccaagggagtttaaatcgttttcgacctggtccttccaacggagtggaggccgccctccacctctgcttccataggcgggttccgatagaaacactttcttggccggatcatcatctttcattcgcataacatggcctagccagcgcagccgctgcattttaattcgctggactatgtggatgtctgcgtatagctcgtaaagctcatcattaactcttcttcggtactcgccatcgccaacgcgtagaggtccataaatctttcgaagaacttttctctcgaacactcccaaagccgcttcatctgctgttgtcatggtccatgcttcggccccatatagcaggacgggtacgataagtcacttgtagagtatgattttcgttcggcgagagaggactttacttttcaattgccaacctagtccaaagtagcatttattggcaagattgattcttcgctagatttcgGTGCTGATGTTGTTATTGCTGGTTCCCAATAAACGAAACGAACGAATAaatgaaattatggctgccaacagtagcgtggttgccaaggcgcgtatgcgctgactctttgctcgatgatagcaggtacttagttttgtcctcattcaccatctaACCCATCtataccgcttctttttccagtttggagtgagcagaactaacagcgcgagtgtttaggccgatgatatcaatgtccatgtcatcagcatatgccactaATTCCTCTCAACTGCTATCTTCAATTTGCCTTAGGATTTTAACTCTTAGTGAGGTGCCTCAAAGATTATAGAGCTTCGAGTAGACACGGTTCAGGCTTCTGCTCCAATTCATAGGCGCTactttaattttttcctacaaaccACCTACAAAATAGCGAATGGGTCGTTCCCACACCGCTAATGTTTCCACGTTGAATTTCAAAATGTTGTAGACAAGTAGTAGCGCTAGAAAGAACAAAGTTCTATTAAACAATGCCCAATAGAGCAAATACCAATAACTTAAATATTTTGCTCTCGCATATATAATAGCATTTTGTTTGGAGCTTTTATTCTGCTATTTGCACCGCTCTCAAATACAACGTAGCTCGTAACAGAGCATAAGAAATGCTGAAATTTTCTTAAGCTAcagctctgctctatgctctgttcacATTTAGAGCCGGAGAAATAGCCATAAGAAATTATTTTCAGGAAAAAAAATCTATGTTCTACGGATTAAATGCGTTAAGAGTAAAAATACTTGTTTACTCACATTCATAAAGAAATATTATAAAATTGCTTAAAATGGAGGCTACAAGTGGCGATACACCCAACTCGCGTAAAAAAATTGACGTAAACCTATTAAAAAACACTTagagaaatgtcaaaatattttgttaataaattctgCTTTAATACCACAGCTCTTGTTTGTGTTGCTTTTGGCTGCTGCTTACTTATGCTTTTGTTCAGAACACTCACATAAAAATGCTGCCACCTACAACAATCGCCACTTGCCAAAGAAAATGAAGTGCctcaagaaaaatatatatttttttttatgtacatacgaagttcttaaaaaaaaaaagaaataaaataacatGAAACACATTTGATGACAATAAAGCTTGAAACGCAAATATAAATATTCTATAGATAAACTGCTATAACAACGTATTAACTTAGATTTTaatttctcttttgtttttttgttcttttaagaATTTGCGTGGGTAACGCTGACAACAAATGACACGTACTCATTGGGCGCTTTAGTGTTGGCACATTCACTGCGTCGCACTGGCACAGCACATCAATTGGCTGTATTGGTAACACCTTCCGTCTCGGAGTCAATGCGCCAACGTCTACAAGATGTATATAATGTAGTGCAAGAGGTGAATGTTTTAGATTCACAAGATGCTGCCAATTTGGCATTATTAGCACGTCCCGAATTGGGTGTGACATTCACAAAGCTGCATTGTTGGCGTTTGGTGCAATTCGAGAAATGCGTTTTCCTCGATGCCGATACACTGGTTCGTACTTTCAAattgcatgtgtgtatgtattatgaaaataacaaaatattcacTTTCACTTGCAGGTGCTGCATAACGTCGATGAACTTTTTGAACGCGAAGAACTATCTGCAGCACCCGATGTAAGCTGGCCCGATTGTTTCAATTCTGGTGTGTTTGTGTATCGTCCCAGTTTGGAGACTTTTGCTAAAATCACAGAATTTGCTGTGCAAAATGGCAGTTTCGATGGTGGCGATCAGGGTTTATTGAATTTGTACTTCGCCGATTGGGCGCATAGCGATATTAAGAAGCATTTGCCATTTGTTTATAATGTGGCGGCATTTGCTTCGTACTGTTACTTGCCCGCATTTAAACAGTAGGCCTTTGtattatttttacagtatttAGCAAGCgagttaatacattttttttgcataaCTTTTTAGATTCAGAGataaaattaagattttacaTTTTGCGGGCAAATTGAAGCCATGGCTTATACAATTCAATTCTGAGAATCGTACAGCGCTTACGCCCACAGAATATGCTCATGCCGCCGATTTGATACAACTATGGTGGAATATTTTTTGTGATAATGTTCATCAGAATTTGTCTACTGCAATGGTAAGTGTTACGCTTTtaaactcaaaattttttattttttataagatttttcttatatttaatttttttgaaaatttttttttccttaaaattaatttttgttcctTAGATTTAATACATAAATGATGTATATGTAACTATGTTTGTTTGCCttgctttaattaaaaaaaaattgttaagctaATTTTTATTAGCCGAATTATTACTTatcttataaaatttaatattttcctgatattttatttatagttatatattttaattttttgtttaacataaaaacttacatttttaaaattttaaatcaaatttcctAATTCCATTACAAGCCTGCGCAAGGATTAAGTAGTGAATGTGAAGCTGTGTTAGTCGAATATGTAAGTCAGATGAGccatttttttctaattacttACActcataaatataaaaaaaatgtatgtttaataGCAATTCAATGTCACTTTCGCACAACTGAATGTTGCATAGCACATATCTATGTTTGTTTGTATTAAAAGATTTGCGACTGGGAATGGAAAAGGTTGGTGGATGCTTTATTTGTAAaaagttattttataatttatttgtatatagtttttttttgcttaaatacAAATAATTCGTATGCATCCTATGGGCTAGGGATGTATTTTTACCAAAGATCAGTTTCTACAAGCGATATTTCTAATTAAAATAGATGTGTTATCGAAGAGTTaatggtttgttatcgataatacTCGTCATTGAAGAGCTATCGGTTAGTTTTCCGTTTGCTATAGGTTtttattggcgtgttatcgaCGATGTGCAGTGtgtagttatcgatttgttatcgtagaGTTAACATTTTTTATCGATAAAATATGTTATCCAATATTTATCAACAAcactttgataacaaaccgacaacaatagcaaatcgatattttttccaaaatacaTAACTCGATTATGTTTCAATCATAAATCGATAATCGACAACAAATCAATTATTTTTCGATCGAAAATCGATACTTCTTCGTTAATAAATCGATGACTTTtgcataacaaaccgataactcatcgataacattCCAAACATAACCCTTTAACTCTTCGAtatcacatcgataacttttcataTTCATAAATGCGTTTTTCCGCACCCTGCCAAATATATTTCCAAAATAGcctcgaaataatcccgaaatagatGCCAATATAATACGAAATTATCTCAAAACAGCTCCCAAATGACGCCAAGACGATTCCATAATGATCTCAAAATAGGCCCGAAAAAATCATTTAATAAACCCGAAATAGTCGTTGGAAACCCTGATTTGTTGTCCAACATATTCCAaaaatgatttcgaaattatGTCTAAATTAATCCCGAAAAGTCTAAAATATAATTTGTTAATTCCCGAAAATGTCCAGAAACTATcttaaaatgatcccggaaaaaaGTCGCAGCATCAACCTAGCAATATACCATAGGGACACAATATGATTTTTCTGGTTTAAACTTTAaggaataataataattataagtgaaaaatttcaaaattaaaattaatcactTTGAAACCGCACACAAATCATAACTAAACATATTTCACAGAGAAAGCCCTTTTTTGTGCTTGGAAATCGGTTGTtatctgaacaaatttttctggTTAACGGAAAACCtttctaaaatatttgaaaatcgatcgcaag from Eurosta solidaginis isolate ZX-2024a chromosome 3, ASM4086904v1, whole genome shotgun sequence includes these protein-coding regions:
- the Gyg gene encoding glycogenin-1 isoform X3, whose protein sequence is MSKFAWVTLTTNDTYSLGALVLAHSLRRTGTAHQLAVLVTPSVSESMRQRLQDVYNVVQEVNVLDSQDAANLALLARPELGVTFTKLHCWRLVQFEKCVFLDADTLVLHNVDELFEREELSAAPDVSWPDCFNSGVFVYRPSLETFAKITEFAVQNGSFDGGDQGLLNLYFADWAHSDIKKHLPFVYNVAAFASYCYLPAFKQFRDKIKILHFAGKLKPWLIQFNSENRTALTPTEYAHAADLIQLWWNIFCDNVHQNLSTAMPAQGLSSECEAVLVEYAGLAGALSQLRLGEQRTPEQEAYEQHMRRQCWEAGQIDYTGKDSFDNIWKKITETLESKPSASAPKEEEKSALKHVQRSITTKRSVPPTAVGIEIIETESERLERINRLLEQSAADIEDQKVVKLLPRPLFDININNASARSISPTNNTNSTNRGYRRTASPNPFEIQDALERQLQQQRTEQPLQQQPRRQTQPQAPQRQSRQQQQPQTSQTQPQTASNKQMPSKTNRKSK
- the Gyg gene encoding glycogenin-1 isoform X4, producing the protein MSKFAWVTLTTNDTYSLGALVLAHSLRRTGTAHQLAVLVTPSVSESMRQRLQDVYNVVQEVNVLDSQDAANLALLARPELGVTFTKLHCWRLVQFEKCVFLDADTLVLHNVDELFEREELSAAPDVSWPDCFNSGVFVYRPSLETFAKITEFAVQNGSFDGGDQGLLNLYFADWAHSDIKKHLPFVYNVAAFASYCYLPAFKQFRDKIKILHFAGKLKPWLIQFNSENRTALTPTEYAHAADLIQLWWNIFCDNVHQNLSTAMAGLAGALSQLRLGEQRTPEQEAYEQHMRRQCWEAGQIDYTGKDSFDNIWKKITETLESKPSASAPKEEEKSALKHVQRSITTKRSVPPTAVGIEIIETESERLERINRLLEQSAADIEDQKVVKLLPRPLFDININNASARSISPTNNTNSTNRGYRRTASPNPFEIQDALERQLQQQRTEQPLQQQPRRQTQPQAPQRQSRQQQQPQTSQTQPQTASNKQMPSKTNRKSK